In the Lysinibacillus sp. PLM2 genome, one interval contains:
- a CDS encoding N-acetyltransferase yields MTISIRKVTNEDWEQVKFIYEAGIATRIATFETQAPSTFEHWISNANLECSLVVHEESTILGWCKLTPVSLRKVYSGVGEISIYIHPNAKGKGIGNLLLQTLINKSEEQGFWTLEAKIFLENEASIHLHKKNGFKVVGIREKIGKRDGVWRDNIFLERRSKVVGVS; encoded by the coding sequence ATGACAATCAGTATTAGAAAAGTTACAAATGAGGATTGGGAACAGGTTAAATTTATTTACGAGGCAGGTATTGCAACGAGAATTGCAACCTTTGAAACACAAGCTCCTTCTACATTTGAACATTGGATTAGTAATGCGAATCTAGAATGTTCATTAGTCGTACATGAAGAATCAACAATTTTAGGGTGGTGTAAGCTTACTCCAGTTTCATTAAGAAAAGTATACTCCGGTGTAGGAGAAATTAGTATATATATTCATCCAAATGCTAAGGGTAAGGGAATCGGAAACTTACTTCTTCAAACTTTAATCAACAAATCAGAAGAACAAGGCTTTTGGACTTTAGAAGCAAAAATCTTTTTAGAAAATGAAGCAAGCATCCATTTACATAAGAAAAATGGATTTAAAGTTGTAGGTATTCGGGAAAAAATCGGTAAAAGAGATGGGGTCTGGCGGGACAATATATTTTTAGAGAGAAGAAGTAAAGTGGTTGGTGTGAGTTAA
- the arsC_2 gene encoding protein ArsC, with amino-acid sequence MAKKTLYFLCTGNSCRSQMAEGWAKKVLPSDEWEVKSAGIEAHGLNPNAVKAMNEIGIDISNQTSDIIDFETLNNADLVVTLCGDAADKCPVTPPSVKREHWGFDDPAKAQGTDEEKWSVFQRVRDEVGERIKRFAETGE; translated from the coding sequence ATGGCGAAAAAAACATTATACTTCTTATGTACAGGAAACTCTTGTCGAAGCCAAATGGCAGAAGGTTGGGCAAAGAAAGTATTACCTTCAGATGAATGGGAGGTAAAAAGTGCTGGAATTGAAGCACATGGATTGAATCCTAATGCTGTGAAAGCTATGAATGAAATTGGAATTGATATTTCGAATCAAACGTCGGATATTATTGACTTTGAAACTCTAAATAATGCGGATCTAGTCGTTACCTTATGTGGAGATGCAGCAGATAAATGCCCAGTTACACCACCTTCTGTAAAACGTGAACATTGGGGATTTGATGATCCAGCTAAAGCACAAGGAACAGATGAAGAAAAATGGTCAGTATTCCAGCGTGTTCGTGATGAAGTTGGTGAAAGAATAAAAAGATTTGCTGAAACAGGCGAATAA